A section of the Candidatus Paceibacterota bacterium genome encodes:
- a CDS encoding demethylmenaquinone methyltransferase → MSRANLDKNPDEVAAMFDGVAKRYDLVNDLLSLGRAKVWRKAATAIIDPKPGMKILDLAAGTGSSSEPLARAGAEVIPADFSEGMLAAGRKARPDLPFTKADALNLPFADGHFDCVTISFGLRNTADIDKALREMLRVTKGGGQLVVVEFSSLVWRPFRFVYRNYLMRILPSIARITSSNPQAYIYLAQSIRAWPDQAALAHRIADAGWQQVGWTNLTGGVVAVHRAMKAK, encoded by the coding sequence ATGTCCCGCGCCAATCTTGATAAGAATCCAGATGAGGTGGCGGCCATGTTTGACGGTGTAGCCAAACGCTATGACCTGGTCAATGATCTCCTCAGCCTGGGGCGAGCAAAGGTTTGGCGAAAGGCGGCCACCGCCATTATCGACCCAAAGCCCGGGATGAAGATCTTGGATTTAGCGGCGGGGACGGGGTCTTCCAGCGAACCATTGGCCCGAGCCGGAGCCGAGGTTATCCCGGCAGATTTTTCGGAGGGGATGTTGGCGGCCGGGCGAAAAGCCCGTCCCGACCTGCCTTTTACCAAGGCCGATGCCCTCAATCTGCCCTTTGCGGATGGACATTTCGATTGTGTGACCATCTCTTTTGGTCTTCGAAATACCGCGGATATTGATAAAGCCCTGCGTGAGATGCTCAGAGTCACCAAAGGCGGCGGTCAGCTGGTTGTCGTTGAATTTTCTTCCCTGGTCTGGCGACCCTTTAGGTTTGTCTACCGCAATTATTTGATGCGAATACTCCCCTCTATCGCCCGAATTACCTCAAGCAATCCGCAGGCCTATATCTATCTGGCCCAATCCATTAGAGCCTGGCCAGATCAGGCCGCCCTTGCTCACAGAATTGCCGATGCTGGCTGGCAACAGGTTGGATGGACGAATCTCACTGGTGGAGTTGTCGCAGTTCACAGGGCAATGAAGGCAAAGTGA
- a CDS encoding NADH-quinone oxidoreductase subunit A codes for MTTASNPYIPIFVIGAIGFGFAAISVIVTSVTGPKRYNRAKSAAYECGIEPSPQAAEGGRFPVKYFLTAMLFIIFDIEIVFLYPWAVTFDKLGLFGLVEMGIFVATVFVAYAYVWRRGGLEWD; via the coding sequence ATGACAACTGCATCGAACCCGTATATTCCAATCTTTGTTATCGGCGCAATCGGTTTTGGCTTTGCAGCAATCTCGGTGATAGTCACATCTGTCACTGGTCCCAAGCGTTACAACCGTGCGAAATCAGCAGCGTATGAATGCGGAATCGAACCAAGTCCGCAAGCAGCTGAAGGCGGGCGCTTTCCCGTCAAATACTTCTTGACCGCAATGCTTTTTATCATTTTCGATATTGAAATTGTTTTTCTCTATCCGTGGGCCGTCACCTTCGACAAGTTAGGGCTCTTTGGATTGGTTGAGATGGGAATCTTCGTTGCAACCGTCTTTGTTGCGTATGCCTATGTTTGGCGCCGCGGCGGACTGGAGTGGGATTAA
- a CDS encoding NADH-quinone oxidoreductase subunit B family protein: protein MGLEEKLPSGVVLTSVEKLAGYMRKNSLWPATFGLACCAIEMMAAGGGRYDLARFGMEVFRASPRQADLMIVAGRVSNKMAPVLRQIYDQMAAPKWVIAMGACASSGGMFNNYAIVQGVDHIVPVDIYLPGCPPRPEMLMDAILKLHAQIFDEKLGSNRQQIIQEVEAAAMAAKPTHQLKGLLA, encoded by the coding sequence ATGGGCCTAGAAGAAAAATTACCAAGCGGAGTTGTCCTAACTAGCGTTGAGAAACTTGCTGGCTACATGCGCAAGAACTCACTTTGGCCGGCTACTTTTGGACTCGCATGCTGTGCAATCGAGATGATGGCCGCTGGCGGAGGTCGATACGACCTCGCACGTTTCGGGATGGAAGTTTTTCGAGCATCCCCACGCCAAGCTGATCTCATGATTGTTGCCGGCCGGGTTTCAAACAAGATGGCGCCCGTTCTTCGACAGATTTACGATCAAATGGCGGCTCCAAAATGGGTTATCGCGATGGGGGCGTGTGCTTCCTCTGGCGGGATGTTCAACAATTACGCCATTGTGCAAGGTGTCGACCACATTGTGCCCGTAGATATTTACTTACCGGGATGTCCACCGCGTCCAGAAATGTTGATGGATGCGATTTTGAAACTCCACGCTCAAATCTTTGATGAGAAGCTCGGCTCGAATCGTCAGCAAATCATTCAAGAAGTTGAAGCAGCAGCGATGGCTGCCAAGCCAACTCATCAATTGAAGGGTTTGCTTGCGTGA
- a CDS encoding NADH-quinone oxidoreductase subunit C, producing MKKEKNLSVGHGAFGSGDTGDTSGYGGLVRAATSPGSGERPYGSYFDEVVDDLERAYPDFADAIEHIVVYRGELTLHVKREKLVEVALILRNKLLFEMCLGVSGVHYPTDTNRELHAVYPLLSMTHNRRIRLEVSVSDSDPHIPSLVEVWGGNNWNERETFDMFGIIFDAHPGLTRILMPDDWRGHPQRKDYPLGGIPVEYKGATVPPPNERRSYR from the coding sequence GTGAAAAAAGAGAAGAATTTATCTGTGGGACATGGGGCGTTTGGGTCCGGAGACACTGGTGATACCTCAGGCTATGGAGGCTTGGTGCGTGCCGCCACATCACCTGGTTCAGGTGAGCGACCCTACGGCTCTTATTTTGATGAAGTTGTCGACGATTTAGAGCGTGCATATCCAGATTTTGCAGATGCGATTGAACATATCGTTGTCTATCGCGGCGAACTTACTTTGCATGTGAAACGTGAGAAATTAGTTGAAGTTGCCCTCATTCTGCGTAACAAACTTCTATTTGAGATGTGTCTTGGTGTCAGTGGGGTTCACTATCCAACCGATACCAATCGCGAACTTCATGCGGTGTATCCGCTTCTTTCCATGACACACAATCGTCGTATTCGACTCGAAGTGTCCGTATCTGATTCTGATCCACACATTCCCTCGTTGGTAGAAGTCTGGGGCGGCAATAACTGGAACGAACGTGAAACCTTTGACATGTTCGGAATTATTTTTGATGCTCACCCAGGTTTAACTCGTATCTTGATGCCAGATGATTGGCGCGGACATCCCCAACGTAAGGATTATCCGTTGGGTGGAATTCCCGTGGAGTACAAAGGCGCGACCGTGCCACCTCCGAATGAGCGAAGGTCATATAGATGA
- a CDS encoding NADH-quinone oxidoreductase subunit D, with product MSTSSGSIVDPYASSLETTEGRVFSVTGGDWDSLVTEIGATKEERVVVNMGPQHPSTHGVLRLVLELEGETITELRAGVGYLHTGIEKNAEYRSWTQGVTFVTRMDYLAPLFNETAYCLGVEKLLGITEDVPERASVIRVMMMELNRISSHMVALGTGALELGALSPMIFCFREREKVLDVFELIAGLRMNMAYVRPGGVAQDLPPNALTKIRETVKELRRDFKDNEKLLIGNTIWMKRTEGVGYLDLAGATTLGITGPVLRSTGMPWDLRKMEPYCGYENYEFEVVTANTCDVYGRFLIRMNELEQSLRIIEQCVDKLEALVGAPVMVADKKIAWPSQLAIGGDGMGNSLDHIREIMGTSMESLIHHFKLVTEGFRVPAGQVYTAVESPRGELGVHLVSDGGTRPYRVHFREPSFNNLQATSAMCEGSLIADVVAAVASIDPVMGGVDR from the coding sequence ATGAGTACTTCTTCAGGTTCAATTGTGGACCCATACGCATCCTCACTCGAGACAACCGAAGGACGCGTTTTCTCGGTTACTGGCGGTGATTGGGATTCACTCGTCACTGAAATTGGTGCGACGAAGGAAGAGCGCGTTGTCGTCAACATGGGACCGCAGCACCCCTCAACGCACGGAGTCCTTCGACTGGTCCTTGAACTCGAAGGTGAAACCATCACGGAGCTCCGTGCTGGAGTCGGATACTTGCACACAGGTATTGAGAAGAATGCCGAGTATCGCAGTTGGACGCAGGGTGTCACCTTCGTTACTCGGATGGACTATCTAGCACCACTCTTCAATGAGACTGCCTATTGCCTGGGTGTTGAGAAACTCCTTGGTATTACCGAGGATGTGCCAGAGCGCGCAAGCGTCATTCGCGTCATGATGATGGAACTCAATAGAATTTCCTCTCACATGGTGGCACTCGGAACTGGAGCGCTCGAGCTCGGAGCGCTCTCGCCGATGATCTTCTGTTTTAGAGAGCGCGAGAAAGTGCTTGACGTTTTTGAATTGATAGCGGGCTTACGCATGAATATGGCTTATGTGCGTCCAGGTGGGGTAGCACAGGATCTGCCTCCAAATGCACTGACGAAGATCCGCGAGACGGTCAAGGAATTGCGTCGCGATTTCAAAGACAATGAGAAGCTGCTTATCGGCAACACAATTTGGATGAAACGAACCGAAGGGGTTGGCTATCTAGATCTGGCGGGTGCGACCACTTTGGGTATCACCGGACCCGTTCTTCGCTCCACAGGTATGCCATGGGACCTTCGCAAAATGGAGCCTTACTGTGGTTATGAGAATTACGAATTTGAAGTTGTGACTGCAAATACTTGTGACGTGTACGGCCGCTTCTTAATCCGGATGAATGAGTTGGAGCAGTCCCTTCGAATTATCGAACAGTGTGTCGATAAGTTGGAGGCGCTTGTTGGCGCTCCAGTCATGGTTGCGGATAAGAAGATCGCTTGGCCGTCTCAATTGGCTATTGGTGGAGATGGAATGGGCAACTCGCTGGACCATATTCGCGAGATCATGGGCACCTCGATGGAGTCCCTCATTCACCACTTCAAATTGGTGACCGAAGGGTTCCGTGTTCCAGCAGGTCAGGTTTACACCGCAGTCGAATCACCACGAGGAGAACTTGGCGTGCATCTAGTTTCTGATGGAGGGACTCGCCCTTATCGAGTTCATTTCCGCGAACCATCCTTCAACAATCTGCAGGCAACATCGGCAATGTGCGAAGGAAGTTTGATCGCAGATGTCGTTGCCGCAGTGGCCTCTATAGATCCGGTGATGGGTGGTGTTGATCGATAA
- the nuoE gene encoding NADH-quinone oxidoreductase subunit NuoE has translation MAFSSENLVVMDSIIGRYPRIRSAIMPLLHYVQSIDGYVTSEGIETIAGKLDLTTAEVSAVATFYTQYKRKPVGEYHVGVCTNTLCAVMGGDAIFEGLKEHLGIENDGVTADGKVSLEHIECNAACDYAPVVMANWEFYDNQSVQSAKDLVDGARAGNPPAPTRGPNKLPTWKENSAVLAGLNDGRAHEGVQAGAPSLLGLDISKKGAPA, from the coding sequence ATGGCATTTAGCAGCGAAAACCTCGTCGTCATGGACTCAATCATCGGTCGCTATCCACGGATCCGCTCGGCAATTATGCCACTGCTTCACTACGTCCAATCAATAGATGGATACGTAACGAGCGAAGGTATTGAGACAATTGCCGGAAAACTTGATCTAACAACGGCTGAAGTCTCGGCGGTTGCGACCTTTTATACCCAGTACAAACGCAAACCTGTGGGCGAGTATCACGTTGGCGTCTGCACCAACACCCTCTGCGCAGTCATGGGCGGAGATGCAATATTTGAAGGCCTCAAAGAGCATTTAGGTATTGAAAATGACGGCGTGACTGCCGATGGGAAAGTCTCACTCGAACATATCGAATGTAACGCCGCTTGCGATTACGCCCCCGTAGTCATGGCCAACTGGGAGTTCTACGACAACCAGAGCGTTCAATCTGCTAAGGATCTAGTCGATGGCGCTCGCGCGGGAAATCCGCCCGCACCGACTCGTGGCCCTAACAAACTTCCCACGTGGAAAGAGAATTCAGCCGTGCTTGCTGGTCTAAATGATGGGCGAGCACATGAGGGTGTTCAAGCGGGAGCACCTTCTTTGTTGGGACTTGATATTTCCAAAAAGGGAGCACCGGCATGA
- the nuoF gene encoding NADH-quinone oxidoreductase subunit NuoF, protein MTTLTPVLSAHWDEKDSFTMTGYKRHGGYKAAEKALAMEPDAVIQLVKDSGLRGRGGAGFPTGMKWGFIPQGDNKDHYLVVNADESEPGTCKDMPLLLANPHVLVEGIIIASYAIRAKRAFIYVRGEVTHVVRRVTQAIEDAYAAGYLGKNIFGTEVELELVLHVGAGAYICGEETALLDSLEGFRGQPRLRPPFPAIAGLYARPTVVNNVESISSVPAIIANGPEWFSFMGTEKSKGMTLYSLSGHVANPGQFEAPLGITLRELLEMSGGVRAGHQLKFWTPGGSSTPIFTAAQLDTPLDYEGVAAAGSMLGTKALQIFDETTCVVRAVLRWSEFYKHESCGKCTPCREGTWWLVQILRDLENGKGTAADLEKLLDICDNILGRAFCALGDGATSPITSSIKHFRDEYIAHLTHGGCPFDSHASTLFASAKAGA, encoded by the coding sequence ATGACAACGTTGACGCCAGTTCTCTCGGCACACTGGGATGAAAAAGACTCTTTCACTATGACGGGTTATAAGCGTCACGGTGGGTACAAGGCTGCTGAAAAAGCGCTCGCCATGGAACCGGACGCAGTTATTCAGTTGGTTAAGGATTCGGGGCTGCGCGGAAGAGGCGGAGCGGGCTTCCCAACTGGCATGAAGTGGGGCTTTATTCCGCAAGGCGACAACAAGGATCACTACCTAGTTGTCAACGCAGATGAATCTGAGCCCGGCACTTGCAAGGACATGCCACTACTTCTCGCCAACCCACACGTACTTGTCGAAGGCATCATCATCGCTTCATACGCGATCCGCGCGAAGCGGGCTTTTATCTATGTCCGGGGTGAAGTCACACATGTGGTTCGTCGCGTTACGCAGGCAATTGAAGATGCTTATGCAGCGGGCTATTTAGGAAAGAATATTTTTGGAACCGAAGTCGAGTTGGAGTTAGTACTCCATGTTGGGGCCGGTGCCTATATCTGTGGCGAGGAAACCGCCCTTCTCGATTCCCTCGAAGGATTCCGCGGCCAACCACGACTCCGCCCGCCATTTCCAGCGATCGCCGGTCTTTATGCGCGTCCAACAGTAGTAAATAACGTTGAATCCATCTCATCAGTTCCAGCGATTATCGCCAATGGCCCCGAGTGGTTCTCTTTCATGGGAACCGAGAAAAGCAAGGGAATGACTCTTTATTCTCTCTCTGGACATGTCGCCAATCCAGGACAGTTCGAAGCGCCGCTGGGAATCACCCTCCGCGAACTTCTGGAGATGTCCGGCGGAGTTCGCGCGGGACACCAACTTAAATTCTGGACTCCTGGCGGCTCCTCTACGCCGATCTTCACTGCAGCTCAATTGGATACGCCGCTGGATTACGAAGGTGTTGCGGCAGCGGGCTCGATGCTTGGCACTAAAGCACTGCAGATTTTCGACGAAACGACCTGCGTAGTCCGTGCTGTTTTGCGTTGGAGTGAGTTCTACAAGCACGAGTCATGCGGCAAGTGCACGCCATGTCGTGAAGGAACCTGGTGGTTGGTGCAGATACTTCGCGATCTTGAAAACGGAAAGGGCACCGCCGCAGATCTCGAGAAGTTGTTGGATATTTGCGACAACATTCTGGGTCGCGCGTTCTGCGCTCTAGGTGATGGCGCAACTAGCCCAATCACTTCTTCAATCAAGCATTTCCGCGATGAATACATTGCGCACCTGACTCACGGAGGATGTCCATTTGACTCTCACGCTTCCACCCTCTTTGCGAGTGCGAAAGCGGGTGCATAG
- a CDS encoding NADH-quinone oxidoreductase subunit G, giving the protein MTTQTTEQTTEVVDMITLVIDGFDVTVPKGTLVIRAAEKLGIMIPRFCDHPLLDPVGACRQCLVDIEINGRAFPKPQASCTIPVEPGMIVKTQLTSAVAEKAQKGVMEFLLINHPLDCPVCDKGGECPLQNQAMSTGQAESRYSGKKRTFEKPINISSQVLLDRERCILCARCTRFSEQIAGDPFITMNERGALQQVGIYEKQPFESYFSGNTVQICPVGALTGASYRFRARPFDLVSTPSACEHCASGCSLRTDVRRGKTLRRLAGEDAEVNEEWNCDKGRWAFKYATAADRLTSPMVRDAAGDLQVASWPEAMAAIVAGLSGKKAGVLVGGRATLEDAYGYSKFARVVLGTNNIDFRSRVSSEEERSFLASKVVGTVVTYADIDHADSILLVGLEPEEESPIVFLRLKKQVRKRGLKVTAIASKLSIGNEKLQANFVCVAPGAEASVIATQELTDKSLILVGERACESSGALSAVVALADKTGAKVAWIPRRAGERGALEAGAIGNLLPGGRSVNDGAARVDLAAAWDVDSLPSEIGLSSDEIFAAVNAGEIEVLVIGGVDPLDAAANHAAQLALKNAFVVSLEIRPSFVTKVADVVLPVATVAEKSGSFINWEGRARAFEAAATDSLHRSDLRILSMIADEMSRPIGLESVKAAAKEFAAIGSWDGSKANFVPVSQSTLPALKENEARLTSWRRLLDAGTLQEGEANLAGTARKPVAVISPKRALALGVVNGDSICVSTTHGTVVLPALVEEIHDDAIWLPRNSRGSHLLATLGIASGAVVTVVKE; this is encoded by the coding sequence ATGACGACGCAAACAACTGAACAAACAACTGAAGTGGTTGACATGATCACTCTCGTCATAGATGGATTTGATGTCACCGTGCCGAAGGGAACTTTGGTAATTCGCGCTGCCGAGAAACTCGGAATCATGATTCCTCGGTTCTGCGATCACCCGCTTTTGGATCCAGTCGGAGCGTGCCGACAGTGTCTGGTTGATATTGAAATCAACGGTCGGGCATTTCCAAAGCCGCAAGCTTCCTGCACCATCCCTGTAGAGCCAGGAATGATCGTAAAAACACAATTGACTTCGGCGGTTGCCGAAAAGGCACAGAAGGGCGTGATGGAGTTCTTGCTCATCAACCACCCGCTCGATTGCCCGGTTTGTGACAAGGGGGGTGAGTGCCCACTCCAGAATCAGGCGATGAGCACAGGTCAGGCAGAGTCCCGCTACTCCGGGAAGAAGCGGACATTTGAGAAGCCGATCAACATTTCATCCCAGGTGCTTTTGGATCGCGAGCGTTGCATTCTCTGCGCGCGTTGCACTCGATTCTCCGAACAAATAGCGGGGGATCCATTTATCACGATGAATGAGCGTGGCGCGCTCCAACAAGTGGGCATCTATGAGAAGCAGCCCTTTGAGTCATATTTCTCGGGTAATACCGTGCAGATCTGCCCAGTTGGTGCTCTCACGGGTGCCTCTTATCGATTCCGCGCCCGTCCATTTGATCTTGTTTCGACACCAAGTGCCTGCGAACACTGCGCATCTGGTTGCTCACTTCGCACCGATGTTCGCCGCGGAAAAACTCTGCGCCGACTTGCCGGAGAAGATGCCGAAGTAAACGAAGAGTGGAACTGCGACAAGGGTCGTTGGGCCTTTAAGTACGCCACCGCCGCCGATCGTCTCACCTCTCCAATGGTTCGTGATGCAGCGGGAGATCTCCAAGTTGCGTCATGGCCAGAAGCAATGGCTGCCATCGTCGCAGGTTTAAGTGGAAAGAAAGCCGGCGTTCTTGTTGGCGGCCGCGCAACTTTGGAAGATGCCTATGGCTACAGCAAATTTGCGCGAGTTGTTCTCGGAACCAATAACATAGATTTCCGCTCCCGAGTTTCTTCAGAAGAGGAGCGCTCCTTCCTTGCATCGAAGGTTGTTGGAACAGTTGTTACTTATGCGGATATCGACCATGCTGATTCGATTCTTCTGGTTGGTCTTGAGCCGGAAGAAGAGTCGCCCATTGTTTTCTTGCGATTGAAGAAGCAAGTTCGCAAGCGTGGTTTGAAAGTTACTGCGATCGCGAGCAAACTCTCGATTGGCAATGAGAAATTGCAGGCGAATTTTGTCTGCGTCGCACCTGGTGCAGAGGCCTCAGTTATCGCAACCCAAGAACTCACCGATAAATCGCTGATTCTCGTCGGAGAACGTGCTTGCGAGAGTTCCGGTGCGCTGTCTGCCGTTGTTGCACTCGCAGATAAGACGGGTGCAAAGGTTGCTTGGATTCCGCGCCGTGCCGGTGAGCGAGGTGCACTTGAAGCCGGTGCTATTGGAAACCTGCTTCCTGGTGGGCGTTCGGTCAATGACGGCGCGGCACGTGTTGATCTGGCAGCGGCATGGGATGTCGATTCTCTTCCCAGCGAAATCGGATTAAGCAGCGATGAGATCTTTGCTGCAGTCAATGCGGGTGAGATTGAAGTCCTTGTGATTGGAGGCGTTGACCCACTTGATGCCGCCGCCAATCATGCGGCGCAACTTGCCCTCAAGAATGCATTTGTCGTTAGCCTAGAAATTCGACCAAGTTTCGTAACCAAAGTGGCAGATGTCGTGCTTCCGGTCGCAACCGTCGCGGAAAAATCGGGTTCGTTCATCAATTGGGAGGGTCGTGCACGTGCTTTTGAAGCAGCCGCCACTGACTCTTTGCACCGCTCTGATTTACGGATTCTTTCGATGATTGCCGATGAAATGTCGCGCCCAATCGGACTTGAGAGCGTCAAGGCTGCTGCGAAGGAGTTCGCAGCAATCGGTTCATGGGACGGGTCGAAAGCCAACTTTGTACCGGTGTCACAATCCACTCTTCCCGCACTCAAAGAGAACGAAGCCCGGTTGACTTCATGGCGTCGTCTGCTCGATGCGGGCACCCTTCAAGAGGGCGAAGCGAACTTGGCGGGTACAGCCAGAAAGCCAGTCGCCGTTATTTCGCCAAAACGTGCCCTTGCTCTGGGAGTTGTCAACGGTGATTCGATCTGTGTTTCCACTACGCACGGCACCGTCGTGCTCCCCGCACTCGTTGAAGAAATTCATGAT